One Sagittula stellata E-37 genomic window carries:
- a CDS encoding FAS1-like dehydratase domain-containing protein has translation MSASSLMEPDHAAWIGRTQTVEGGVTPNLAGMLGAAVGHDLSPDRDLRAGQPLPSLWHWVAFPEFVQMFDLGEDGHPALGGFLPPLPFRRRMWAGGCVAFKGRFHVGERLAKVSTIRAVTMKEGATGRMAFVTVDHVTTGTEGGTVEEEQNIVYLDIPKTFRPPKQTPVPDRLAYDERVPMNEVRLFRYSAATYNAHRIHYDLPYAQQVEKYPGLVVHGPMQATMAIEAAERHTGRTPARFSYRVVHPMFHDSDLRLVGALDPAGGAIEIGTATFEDYLGLKARMEWAA, from the coding sequence ATGAGCGCGTCGTCCCTGATGGAACCGGACCACGCCGCCTGGATCGGGCGCACGCAGACCGTCGAAGGGGGTGTGACGCCCAACCTCGCCGGGATGCTCGGCGCGGCGGTCGGCCACGATCTCTCCCCGGACCGCGACCTGCGGGCCGGACAGCCGCTGCCCAGTCTCTGGCACTGGGTGGCGTTCCCCGAGTTCGTCCAGATGTTCGATCTGGGCGAAGACGGGCATCCGGCGCTGGGTGGCTTCCTCCCTCCCTTGCCGTTCCGGCGCCGAATGTGGGCGGGGGGCTGCGTCGCCTTCAAGGGGCGCTTCCACGTGGGCGAGCGTCTGGCCAAAGTCTCGACCATCCGCGCCGTGACGATGAAGGAGGGGGCGACGGGCCGCATGGCCTTTGTCACCGTCGATCACGTCACCACGGGCACCGAGGGCGGCACGGTCGAGGAGGAACAGAACATCGTCTACCTCGACATCCCCAAAACCTTCCGCCCACCGAAACAGACCCCGGTGCCCGACCGGCTGGCCTATGACGAACGGGTGCCGATGAACGAGGTCCGGCTCTTCCGTTACTCGGCGGCGACGTACAATGCGCACCGCATCCACTACGATCTGCCTTACGCGCAGCAGGTGGAGAAGTATCCAGGCTTGGTCGTGCATGGCCCGATGCAGGCCACCATGGCGATCGAGGCGGCGGAACGGCACACCGGCCGCACGCCCGCGCGGTTCAGCTACCGCGTGGTGCACCCGATGTTCCACGACAGCGACCTGCGGCTGGTGGGCGCGCTGGACCCGGCGGGCGGCGCGATCGAGATCGGAACGGCGACCTTCGAGGACTACCTCGGGCTGAAGGCAAGGATGGAGTGGGCGGCATGA
- a CDS encoding CoA transferase has translation MSILTGMRVVESSAFVAVPLAGMTLAQMGADVIRFDLPTGGMDAKRWPVTRDGQSLFWAGMNKGKRSVALDVKSPRGREIAQEIICAPGPDAGLFITNLAVKGWTDYDTLSQRRGDLCMVQLRGDRHGRPAVDYTVNPQLGFPMATGGKGSADPVCHVLPAWDCIAGNMVVSGLLAAERHRLRTRQGQLADLTLKDAASAMLGNLGIIGEVQVNGETREKHGNALYGAYGQDFLCADGRRVMVIALTLRQWKTLCRVTGTETDMNYLSGALNADLDTEAARWEHRAAITKVLTPWFAARGLADFADLFDKAGVTWSVFRSFAEAVAEDPDISTANPMFAEIDQPGVGRMLTPGSPFSFAGYGRDKPRPAPILGQHTEEVLADVARLTDGEIGRLIDDGVAMQPGDRLRMAS, from the coding sequence ATGAGTATCCTGACAGGCATGCGCGTGGTCGAAAGCTCCGCCTTCGTGGCGGTGCCGCTGGCCGGTATGACATTGGCGCAGATGGGCGCGGACGTGATCCGCTTCGACCTGCCGACGGGCGGCATGGACGCGAAACGCTGGCCGGTGACGCGGGACGGGCAAAGCCTTTTCTGGGCCGGGATGAACAAGGGCAAACGCTCGGTCGCACTGGATGTGAAATCGCCGCGCGGACGGGAAATCGCGCAGGAAATCATCTGCGCCCCCGGGCCGGATGCGGGCCTGTTCATCACCAACCTCGCGGTCAAGGGCTGGACCGATTACGACACCCTGTCGCAGCGGCGCGGCGACCTCTGCATGGTGCAGCTGCGCGGCGACCGGCACGGCCGCCCGGCGGTGGACTACACGGTGAACCCGCAGTTGGGTTTCCCGATGGCCACGGGGGGGAAGGGCTCGGCCGACCCGGTCTGCCACGTCCTGCCGGCCTGGGACTGCATCGCCGGCAACATGGTGGTCAGCGGGCTTCTGGCCGCGGAACGCCACCGGCTGCGCACTCGTCAGGGGCAGTTAGCCGATCTGACCCTGAAGGACGCGGCCAGCGCGATGCTCGGCAACCTCGGGATCATCGGCGAGGTGCAGGTCAACGGCGAGACCCGCGAGAAACACGGCAATGCGCTCTACGGGGCCTACGGTCAGGATTTTCTCTGCGCCGACGGACGGCGGGTGATGGTCATCGCCCTGACGCTGCGCCAGTGGAAGACCCTCTGCCGGGTGACCGGAACGGAGACCGACATGAACTACCTGTCGGGGGCACTGAACGCCGATCTGGACACCGAAGCCGCCCGCTGGGAACACCGCGCCGCCATCACCAAGGTGCTGACGCCCTGGTTCGCGGCACGCGGCCTCGCCGATTTCGCCGATCTCTTCGACAAGGCTGGCGTCACATGGTCGGTCTTCCGCAGCTTCGCCGAGGCCGTGGCGGAGGACCCCGACATCTCCACCGCCAACCCGATGTTCGCCGAGATCGACCAGCCCGGCGTCGGGCGGATGCTGACCCCCGGCTCGCCGTTCAGCTTCGCGGGCTACGGGCGCGACAAACCCCGTCCCGCCCCGATCCTCGGCCAGCACACCGAGGAGGTGCTCGCCGACGTGGCCCGCCTCACGGACGGAGAGATCGGTCGCCTCATCGACGATGGCGTGGCCATGCAGCCGGGCGACCGCCTGCGCATGGCCTCCTGA
- a CDS encoding hydrogen peroxide-inducible genes activator: MKNITLKQLRYFEALAQKGHFGHAAVSCAISQPALSVQIKELEAELAMPLFERGPRSVRLTGFGETFRQRVTEILRSVDELGDLARSAQGGHIGRLRLGIIPTIAPYLLPRLVGHLSAEFDGLDLRVRETLTPRLIAELHDGRIDAAILALPISEPALTEVALFDETFVLVRPDHDAEKPVPDGEALQKMRLLLLEEGHCFRDQALSFCKLGSAMPRDGLDGSSLTTLVQMVGAGIGVTLIPEMAVPVETGAAQVSVAHFAEPQPSRTIGMVWRKSSPMAGQFARIAEVVRRVGAASDR; the protein is encoded by the coding sequence ATGAAGAACATCACCCTGAAACAGTTGCGCTATTTCGAGGCGCTCGCCCAGAAGGGGCATTTTGGCCATGCCGCCGTTAGCTGCGCGATATCGCAGCCGGCCCTGTCGGTGCAGATCAAGGAACTGGAGGCCGAGCTTGCCATGCCGCTGTTCGAACGCGGGCCGCGCTCCGTGCGTCTGACCGGCTTCGGCGAGACGTTCCGGCAACGGGTGACGGAGATCCTGCGTTCCGTGGACGAGCTGGGCGACCTCGCCCGCAGCGCACAAGGCGGCCACATCGGGCGGTTGCGGCTGGGCATCATCCCGACCATCGCGCCTTACCTGCTGCCCCGGCTGGTGGGTCACCTGTCGGCCGAGTTCGACGGCCTGGACCTGCGCGTCCGCGAAACCCTGACCCCGCGCCTGATCGCCGAGCTGCACGATGGCCGCATCGACGCCGCCATCCTCGCGCTGCCGATCTCCGAACCGGCGTTGACCGAGGTGGCCCTTTTCGATGAGACATTCGTGCTCGTGCGGCCCGACCACGACGCGGAAAAACCGGTGCCCGACGGCGAAGCGCTTCAGAAAATGCGCCTGTTGCTGCTGGAGGAAGGCCACTGTTTCCGGGACCAGGCGCTGTCGTTCTGCAAGCTGGGATCGGCCATGCCGCGCGACGGGCTGGACGGCTCGTCGCTGACGACGCTGGTGCAGATGGTCGGCGCGGGAATCGGCGTCACGCTGATCCCAGAGATGGCCGTCCCGGTGGAAACCGGCGCGGCGCAGGTCTCTGTCGCGCATTTCGCCGAGCCCCAGCCGTCGCGCACCATCGGCATGGTCTGGCGGAAGTCCTCGCCCATGGCGGGGCAGTTCGCGCGCATCGCCGAGGTCGTCCGCCGGGTCGGCGCGGCTTCGGACCGCTGA
- the katG gene encoding catalase/peroxidase HPI has translation MDGNNAGGCPVMHGAQIASTFGVRSNRDWWPNQLNLGILHQHAPKSNPMGEHFSYADAFRKLDLKEVKKDLSALLTDSQDWWPADYGHYGPFMIRMAWHSAGTYRTADGRGGAGSGQQRFAPLNSWPDNGNLDKARRLLWPVKKKYGNSLSWADLFILAGNVAIESMGGRTFGFGGGRVDTWEPEQDVYWGSEAEWLATSGGEGSRYTGERVLENPLAAVQMGLIYVNPEGPDGNPDPLASARDIRETFARMAMNDEETVALTAGGHTFGKAHGAGDAGLVGSDPEASPLEAMGFGWASTHETGLGKYTITSGIEGPWTANPTQWDMGYFDLLFGYEWELTKSPAGANQWTPKDLKDDDFAPQVDGSGEKVKPMMTTADMAMRMDPAYEKISRRFHQNPEEFAEAFARAWFKLTHRDMGPKSLYLGPEVPEEDLIWQDPLPEADYPTIDDADVAALKAEILSSGLSVRDLVYTAWSSASTFRGSDKRGGANGARIRLAPQKDWAVNEPEQLAQVLSVLEGIKAGFDAKGAKKVSIADLIVLGGAAAIEKAAKAGGQEVDVPFVPGRVDATDAHTDAESFEPLEPQADGFRNYAQATFAVSAEEMLLDKAQLLGLSAPEMTVLVGGMRALGANHGGSTHGMFDGDYGVLDTKFFEGITEMGVKWAPADEDGTFKATNRSDGGARWTGTRVDLVFGSNSQLRALSEVYAQDDNKAKFICDFVSAWNKVMNADRFDVA, from the coding sequence ATGGACGGAAACAACGCAGGCGGATGCCCGGTGATGCACGGGGCGCAGATCGCCTCGACCTTTGGGGTGCGCTCTAACCGTGACTGGTGGCCGAACCAGCTCAACCTGGGCATCCTGCACCAGCACGCACCGAAATCGAACCCGATGGGCGAGCACTTCTCCTACGCGGATGCCTTCCGGAAGCTCGACCTGAAGGAGGTGAAGAAGGACCTCAGTGCGCTGTTGACCGACAGCCAGGACTGGTGGCCGGCGGACTACGGCCACTACGGCCCGTTCATGATCCGCATGGCCTGGCACTCTGCCGGGACCTACCGCACGGCGGATGGCCGGGGCGGCGCGGGCTCGGGCCAGCAGCGGTTCGCGCCGCTCAACTCCTGGCCGGACAACGGCAACCTCGACAAGGCCCGCCGCCTGCTGTGGCCGGTGAAGAAGAAGTACGGCAACAGCCTGTCCTGGGCCGACCTCTTCATCCTTGCGGGCAACGTGGCCATCGAATCGATGGGCGGGCGCACTTTCGGTTTTGGCGGCGGACGCGTCGACACGTGGGAGCCGGAGCAGGACGTCTACTGGGGGTCCGAGGCCGAGTGGCTGGCGACTTCCGGCGGCGAAGGATCGCGCTACACCGGCGAACGCGTGCTTGAGAACCCGCTGGCCGCCGTGCAGATGGGCCTGATCTACGTCAACCCGGAAGGCCCCGACGGCAACCCGGACCCGCTGGCCTCGGCCCGCGACATCCGCGAGACCTTTGCCCGCATGGCGATGAACGACGAGGAAACCGTCGCGCTGACCGCTGGCGGCCACACCTTCGGCAAGGCGCATGGCGCCGGTGATGCCGGTCTGGTCGGCTCCGACCCCGAGGCGTCGCCGCTGGAGGCGATGGGCTTCGGCTGGGCCTCCACCCATGAAACCGGGCTGGGCAAGTACACCATCACCTCGGGCATCGAGGGACCGTGGACCGCGAACCCGACACAGTGGGACATGGGCTATTTCGACCTGCTGTTTGGCTACGAGTGGGAACTGACGAAGTCGCCCGCCGGTGCGAACCAGTGGACGCCGAAGGACCTGAAGGACGACGATTTCGCGCCGCAGGTCGACGGTTCGGGCGAGAAGGTCAAGCCGATGATGACCACCGCCGACATGGCGATGCGCATGGACCCCGCGTACGAGAAGATCTCGCGCCGGTTCCACCAGAACCCCGAAGAGTTCGCCGAGGCCTTCGCCCGCGCGTGGTTCAAGCTGACGCACCGCGACATGGGGCCGAAGTCGCTGTACCTCGGGCCGGAAGTTCCGGAAGAGGACCTGATCTGGCAGGACCCGCTGCCGGAGGCCGACTATCCGACGATCGACGACGCCGATGTCGCCGCGCTGAAGGCAGAGATCCTGTCGAGCGGCCTGTCGGTGCGCGATCTCGTCTACACCGCGTGGTCCTCTGCCTCGACCTTCCGCGGGTCCGACAAGCGGGGCGGCGCCAATGGTGCGCGCATCCGTCTTGCGCCGCAGAAGGACTGGGCGGTCAACGAGCCGGAGCAGTTGGCGCAGGTGCTGTCCGTGCTCGAAGGCATCAAGGCCGGTTTCGACGCGAAGGGGGCCAAGAAGGTCTCCATCGCCGACCTGATCGTGCTGGGCGGTGCCGCCGCCATCGAGAAGGCGGCGAAGGCGGGCGGACAGGAGGTCGACGTGCCCTTCGTTCCGGGCCGTGTCGATGCCACCGACGCGCACACCGACGCCGAGAGCTTCGAGCCGCTGGAACCGCAGGCTGACGGTTTCCGCAACTACGCGCAGGCGACCTTTGCCGTCTCGGCCGAGGAGATGCTGCTGGACAAGGCGCAGCTTCTGGGCCTGTCGGCGCCCGAGATGACGGTGCTGGTCGGCGGGATGCGGGCGTTGGGCGCCAACCACGGCGGCAGCACGCACGGGATGTTCGACGGGGACTACGGTGTTCTGGACACCAAGTTCTTCGAAGGCATCACCGAGATGGGTGTGAAGTGGGCCCCGGCGGACGAGGACGGCACCTTCAAGGCGACCAACCGTTCCGACGGTGGCGCGCGCTGGACGGGCACGCGGGTCGATCTGGTCTTCGGGTCCAACAGCCAGCTTCGGGCGCTGTCCGAGGTCTATGCGCAGGACGACAACAAGGCGAAGTTCATCTGCGATTTCGTCAGCGCGTGGAACAAGGTGATGAACGCCGACCGGTTCGACGTGGCCTGA
- a CDS encoding LysM peptidoglycan-binding domain-containing protein: protein MSIRPYTIRDGDTLWGIAGRKLGDTRLWGDIWRMNIDAERLPNNATLIVDPDVLFTGDTIYIPKDGSKLPRRAPLPMARSLRRSLGERGAQREVTPPRFEFDMVKVTGTAFHPDFRITLSLVGAMGMQAKDPVQFLDMKPATYEIAQATAKRMILSRLFNAIMADYRSEEAMVTLSFGNTFRTAGGLTARLKVNPVTRVRTGQVDLPTHEIRMYGHRFDPLLSMKIEIQHRGQSEEDASEGIQLIQVAMPITDSGVDVFITSDPAMGEKLPSYALASRMLTRGAQGAKILMSGSRDVVTGGVRTGGHSGKKGGAGRAAVSGAEAVVAESGGNKRILLPRRAPKTGHGAATDLVRAAGARN, encoded by the coding sequence ATGTCCATCCGACCCTACACCATCCGGGACGGGGATACGCTTTGGGGCATCGCCGGGCGCAAGCTGGGCGACACAAGGCTTTGGGGCGACATATGGCGCATGAACATCGACGCCGAGCGCCTGCCGAACAATGCCACGCTGATCGTCGATCCCGACGTGCTGTTCACCGGCGACACGATCTACATCCCGAAGGACGGATCGAAGCTGCCGCGCCGGGCGCCGCTGCCGATGGCGCGTAGTCTGCGCCGGTCCCTGGGTGAGCGTGGCGCCCAGCGGGAAGTGACGCCGCCGCGGTTCGAGTTCGACATGGTCAAGGTGACGGGCACTGCCTTCCACCCCGACTTCCGCATCACGCTGAGCCTCGTTGGCGCGATGGGGATGCAGGCGAAGGACCCGGTCCAATTCCTCGACATGAAGCCGGCCACTTACGAGATCGCTCAGGCGACCGCGAAGCGCATGATCCTGTCGCGTCTCTTCAACGCCATCATGGCCGATTATCGGTCCGAGGAGGCGATGGTTACCTTGAGCTTCGGAAACACGTTCCGCACGGCAGGTGGCCTGACGGCGCGGCTGAAGGTCAACCCGGTGACCCGTGTCCGCACCGGCCAGGTCGACTTGCCGACGCACGAAATCCGCATGTACGGGCACAGGTTCGATCCGTTGCTGTCGATGAAGATCGAGATCCAGCACCGTGGGCAATCGGAAGAGGACGCCTCTGAGGGTATACAGCTGATACAGGTGGCCATGCCGATCACCGATTCCGGCGTCGATGTGTTCATCACGTCCGACCCGGCGATGGGAGAAAAGCTGCCGAGCTACGCGCTGGCGAGCCGGATGCTGACACGCGGCGCACAGGGCGCCAAGATCCTCATGTCGGGGAGCCGCGACGTCGTCACCGGCGGCGTGCGGACCGGCGGGCACTCGGGCAAGAAGGGCGGCGCGGGACGCGCGGCGGTCAGCGGCGCCGAGGCGGTGGTCGCCGAATCGGGGGGCAACAAGCGTATCCTGCTGCCACGCCGCGCGCCGAAGACGGGCCATGGCGCAGCCACGGATCTCGTCCGGGCGGCGGGCGCCCGGAACTGA
- a CDS encoding sensor histidine kinase: MENSVSGHGHSDPPGAAPGEMGEAAWADVLRAVDRTYAELVDYQEKLESRNAELRALRGVLASIRESIGDYLVVTDRDGLIVEVSASFCAMVGVAEAQAVGRPFLDFLEPGAREALRRAIEQAVLDRSVAAVEAPLTSSDGPEPVEWRVAPRQEQRRRLGAVLTGRPLGELRRAYSELAEGHERLKQAQTLLVRNEKLASLGRLLAGVAHELNNPISFVYANSHALGKYVDRFEQYFERVQAGAPREELVDLRAKLRLDRDLKNLRSALNGAQEGAERVRDIVADLRRLSADGTGDMVPFDLGDCARVAASWVERGSRSDLKIAFEGACDGPAMGRPGHIQQVLMNLVQNAADAIAGQADAEITLRLHSDARREMIDIRDNGPGVPEDLAAAIFDPFFTTKDVGAGTGLGLAISAKIVEEHGGTLELLPQEGGACFRVALRRAESAKDAGKGTERE, encoded by the coding sequence ATGGAGAACAGCGTCTCAGGCCATGGACACAGCGACCCGCCCGGAGCCGCCCCCGGCGAGATGGGGGAGGCCGCCTGGGCGGACGTGCTGCGCGCGGTCGACCGGACCTATGCCGAACTCGTCGATTACCAGGAAAAGCTTGAGAGCCGGAACGCCGAACTGAGGGCGTTGCGCGGTGTGCTCGCCTCGATCCGCGAGTCGATTGGCGACTACCTTGTCGTGACCGACCGCGACGGGCTGATCGTCGAGGTGAGCGCTTCGTTCTGCGCGATGGTGGGCGTGGCGGAGGCACAGGCCGTAGGCCGCCCCTTCCTAGACTTCCTCGAACCCGGCGCGCGCGAGGCGCTTCGCCGGGCCATCGAACAGGCGGTTCTGGATCGCAGCGTCGCGGCGGTCGAAGCGCCTCTGACCAGCAGCGACGGCCCGGAGCCGGTGGAATGGCGCGTGGCGCCCCGGCAGGAGCAACGCCGCCGGCTGGGCGCCGTTCTGACGGGGCGGCCGCTGGGCGAATTGCGCCGCGCCTATTCCGAGCTGGCGGAAGGGCACGAACGCCTGAAGCAGGCGCAGACCCTTTTGGTGCGCAACGAAAAGCTCGCCTCGCTCGGGCGGTTGCTGGCCGGGGTGGCGCACGAATTGAACAACCCGATCAGCTTCGTCTACGCGAATTCCCACGCGCTGGGGAAATACGTCGACCGGTTCGAACAGTATTTCGAGCGGGTGCAGGCCGGGGCCCCGCGTGAGGAACTGGTGGACCTGCGCGCCAAGCTGCGGCTTGACCGCGACCTGAAAAACCTGCGTTCGGCCCTGAACGGCGCGCAGGAAGGGGCAGAGCGGGTGCGCGACATCGTGGCCGACCTGCGCCGCCTCTCGGCGGACGGGACGGGTGACATGGTGCCCTTCGATCTTGGCGACTGCGCGCGCGTCGCGGCAAGCTGGGTGGAGCGCGGCAGCCGGTCGGACCTGAAGATCGCTTTCGAGGGCGCCTGCGACGGGCCCGCAATGGGCCGTCCCGGGCACATTCAGCAGGTGTTGATGAACCTCGTTCAGAACGCGGCGGATGCCATCGCCGGGCAGGCGGATGCAGAGATCACCCTGCGGCTGCACAGCGACGCGCGACGCGAGATGATCGACATCCGCGACAACGGCCCCGGCGTGCCGGAGGATCTTGCGGCGGCGATCTTCGATCCGTTCTTTACGACGAAGGACGTGGGCGCGGGGACGGGTCTGGGGCTGGCGATCTCGGCCAAGATCGTCGAGGAACACGGCGGCACGCTGGAACTGCTGCCGCAGGAGGGGGGCGCTTGTTTTCGCGTTGCGCTCAGGCGCGCGGAGTCTGCAAAGGACGCCGGGAAAGGGACGGAGCGGGAATGA
- a CDS encoding HupU protein, with protein sequence MNVLWLQTAGCGGCSMSLLCAEAPGVFDLLDGAGIEMLWHPSFSEATGGEVRALLSAIEAGEQKLDVLCVEGSVLMGPGGTGRYQMMAGTGRSMLDWVRALSAMATHVVAVGTCATYGGVTSAGENLTDAVGLQYDGAHRGGALGAGFVAKGGLPVVNVAGCPTHPDWVTETLMMLAEGVLDTAALDTLGRPKFYAENLVHHACPKNEFYEYKASAEKLSQIGCMMEHLGCVGTQAVGDCNIRGWNGEGSCTRAGYPCINCTAPEFEEPGHAFAETPKFAGIPVGLPTDMPKAWFMALASLSKAATPPRIGRNAVSDRIRVPPSPKARS encoded by the coding sequence ATGAACGTACTCTGGTTGCAGACTGCCGGTTGCGGCGGATGCTCCATGTCGCTCCTGTGCGCCGAGGCGCCGGGGGTCTTCGACCTACTGGACGGGGCAGGGATCGAGATGCTGTGGCACCCCTCGTTCTCGGAGGCGACGGGCGGAGAGGTGCGCGCCCTGCTGTCCGCTATCGAGGCGGGCGAGCAAAAGCTGGACGTGCTCTGTGTCGAAGGCTCTGTTCTGATGGGGCCGGGCGGGACCGGACGCTACCAGATGATGGCCGGCACAGGGCGGTCGATGCTGGACTGGGTGCGGGCGCTGTCGGCGATGGCCACCCATGTTGTGGCGGTGGGCACCTGTGCGACCTACGGCGGTGTGACCTCGGCGGGCGAAAACCTGACCGACGCCGTGGGGCTGCAATACGACGGGGCGCACCGGGGTGGCGCGCTGGGGGCCGGGTTCGTCGCGAAAGGTGGCCTGCCTGTGGTCAACGTCGCGGGCTGCCCGACGCATCCCGACTGGGTGACGGAGACGCTGATGATGCTGGCGGAGGGTGTGCTGGACACGGCCGCGCTCGATACGCTGGGGCGGCCGAAGTTCTACGCCGAAAACCTCGTCCACCACGCCTGCCCGAAGAACGAGTTCTACGAGTACAAGGCCAGCGCCGAGAAGCTGAGCCAGATCGGCTGCATGATGGAGCACCTCGGTTGCGTCGGGACGCAGGCGGTGGGCGATTGCAACATCCGGGGCTGGAACGGCGAAGGCTCCTGTACGCGGGCGGGATATCCCTGCATCAATTGCACCGCGCCGGAGTTCGAGGAGCCCGGCCACGCCTTCGCCGAGACACCGAAGTTCGCAGGCATCCCGGTGGGGTTGCCGACGGACATGCCGAAAGCGTGGTTCATGGCGCTGGCGTCGCTATCCAAAGCCGCCACGCCGCCGCGCATCGGGCGGAACGCGGTGTCGGACCGAATCCGGGTCCCACCCAGTCCGAAGGCGCGCTCATGA
- a CDS encoding nickel-dependent hydrogenase large subunit, with product MTKTLLVGPFNRVEGDLEIRLEVADGRVTAAYANSPMFRGFERMMIGKGPEDALTITPRICGICSISQSAAAALALADLAGAEMAPEGARVAALLHGVENLLDHLTHFYLFFMPDFARSGYAGRAWHERVQARFLAGQGSGTRAAVAARAELFHVVGLLGGKWPHTLAIQTGGVTRAPSVRDKARIGAWLAGFRRFLEREVFGAPLEAFDTLADVAGLERWSTGDAGLFLEAAQDTGLAGLGRGPGRYMSFGAYPVPEGRLFRRGMWQDGAVGPVDETAIVEDLSHAWMLGEAAHPSAGETRPDAAMRADAYSWCKAPRLGGETVEVGALARQIVDGHPLAVALAGEGGVRARVAGRLLEIARTQIALEGLLAGIAPEKPFMTDVALPRDGSGVGLVEAARGSLGHWLSVAGGRISSYQIVAPTTWNFSPRDGGGVPGPVEAALVGAEVLEGEDTPLAVQHVVRSFDPCMVCTVH from the coding sequence ATGACGAAGACCTTGCTGGTGGGGCCGTTCAACCGGGTCGAAGGCGACCTGGAGATTCGGCTGGAGGTGGCGGACGGGCGGGTCACGGCGGCCTATGCCAATTCGCCCATGTTCCGCGGGTTCGAACGGATGATGATCGGCAAGGGGCCGGAAGACGCGCTGACGATCACGCCGCGGATCTGCGGCATATGCTCGATCTCGCAGTCGGCGGCGGCGGCGCTGGCGCTGGCCGATCTTGCCGGGGCGGAAATGGCACCGGAGGGCGCGCGGGTCGCCGCACTGCTGCACGGGGTGGAGAACCTGCTGGACCACCTGACGCATTTCTACCTGTTCTTCATGCCGGATTTCGCGCGTTCTGGCTATGCCGGCCGGGCGTGGCACGAGAGGGTGCAGGCGCGGTTCCTGGCCGGGCAGGGCTCTGGCACGCGGGCGGCTGTCGCGGCCCGGGCGGAGCTGTTCCATGTTGTGGGTCTTCTGGGCGGCAAGTGGCCGCACACGCTGGCAATCCAGACGGGGGGCGTCACGCGCGCGCCCTCGGTTCGCGACAAGGCACGCATCGGGGCGTGGCTGGCGGGCTTCCGGCGGTTCCTGGAACGTGAGGTCTTCGGCGCGCCGCTTGAGGCTTTCGATACGCTGGCCGACGTGGCGGGGCTGGAGCGTTGGAGCACGGGCGACGCCGGACTGTTCCTGGAGGCGGCGCAGGACACGGGGCTAGCCGGACTGGGCCGGGGGCCGGGGCGGTACATGTCCTTCGGCGCCTACCCGGTGCCCGAGGGGCGGCTTTTTCGGCGCGGGATGTGGCAGGACGGCGCGGTGGGGCCGGTGGACGAGACCGCCATCGTCGAGGACCTGAGCCACGCGTGGATGCTGGGCGAGGCGGCGCATCCGTCCGCCGGTGAGACGCGCCCCGATGCGGCCATGCGCGCGGACGCCTACAGCTGGTGCAAGGCGCCGCGCCTTGGCGGAGAGACCGTCGAAGTCGGCGCGCTGGCGCGGCAGATCGTCGACGGCCACCCGCTGGCGGTGGCGCTGGCGGGCGAAGGCGGGGTGCGGGCGCGGGTTGCGGGGCGGCTTCTGGAAATCGCACGGACGCAGATCGCCCTGGAAGGGCTTCTGGCCGGGATCGCACCGGAAAAGCCCTTCATGACCGACGTGGCCCTGCCCCGAGACGGGTCGGGCGTTGGGTTGGTGGAGGCGGCGCGCGGATCGCTCGGGCACTGGCTGAGCGTCGCGGGCGGTCGCATTTCCAGTTACCAGATCGTGGCGCCCACCACGTGGAACTTCTCGCCCCGCGATGGCGGCGGTGTTCCGGGTCCGGTGGAGGCGGCGCTGGTCGGCGCGGAGGTGCTGGAGGGCGAGGACACCCCCCTGGCCGTGCAGCACGTGGTTCGGAGTTTCGACCCGTGCATGGTCTGCACGGTGCATTGA